The following proteins are encoded in a genomic region of Hymenobacter siberiensis:
- the lpxA gene encoding acyl-ACP--UDP-N-acetylglucosamine O-acyltransferase, which yields MLSPLAYIHPSARLAAGVTVEPFTTIAADVEIGEGSWIGPNVTIMDGTRIGANCQIFPGAVIGAVPQDLKFAGEQTTAVIGDYTVVRECVTVNRGTVDQGETRVGSYCLLMAYVHIAHDCIIGNHCILANTVQVAGHVEIGDYAIVGGSSAVHQFVKIGAHAMVSGGSLVRKDVPPYVKAGREPLSYAGANSVGLRRRGFSEESINMVQQLYRTLFLGGLNNHDALTQIERELPATPERDLALEFVRAATRGIIKGPKRGRADGSESE from the coding sequence ATGCTTTCCCCCCTCGCCTATATTCACCCTTCTGCTCGCCTCGCGGCGGGCGTCACCGTTGAGCCGTTTACGACCATTGCGGCCGATGTCGAAATCGGGGAGGGCTCCTGGATTGGGCCGAATGTGACCATCATGGACGGGACGCGCATCGGGGCCAACTGCCAGATATTCCCCGGGGCCGTGATTGGGGCCGTGCCGCAGGACCTGAAGTTTGCCGGCGAGCAAACCACCGCCGTTATCGGCGACTACACCGTGGTTCGGGAGTGCGTGACCGTGAACCGCGGCACCGTGGACCAGGGCGAAACCCGCGTGGGCAGTTACTGCCTGCTGATGGCCTACGTGCACATCGCCCACGACTGTATCATTGGTAATCACTGCATTCTGGCCAATACCGTGCAGGTGGCGGGCCACGTCGAAATTGGCGACTACGCCATTGTGGGCGGGTCGTCGGCGGTGCACCAGTTTGTTAAAATCGGGGCACACGCCATGGTATCGGGCGGCTCGCTGGTGCGCAAGGACGTGCCGCCGTATGTGAAAGCGGGCCGCGAGCCCCTCTCCTACGCCGGGGCCAACTCGGTGGGCCTACGCCGCCGGGGCTTCTCCGAAGAATCCATCAACATGGTGCAGCAGCTATACCGCACGCTTTTTCTGGGCGGCCTGAACAACCACGATGCGCTAACGCAGATTGAACGCGAGCTGCCCGCTACGCCCGAGCGCGACCTGGCCCTGGAATTTGTGCGGGCCGCCACGCGGGGCATTATTAAAGGCCCCAAGCGCGGCCGGGCCGACGGCAGCGAGTCGGAGTAG
- a CDS encoding bifunctional 3,4-dihydroxy-2-butanone-4-phosphate synthase/GTP cyclohydrolase II has product MLDSIESAIADIRAGKVVIVVDDEDRENEGDFICAAECATPGIINFMATHGRGLVCASLPEERCEALGLDLMVGHNTALHATPFTVSVDLLKNGVTTGISASDRSKTILALIDPTTKPEELGKPGHIFPLKARKEGVLRRAGHTEAAVDLARLAGLAPAGVLVEILKEDGEMARLPDLEIVAKKWDLKLVSVQDLIKYRLATESLITREISVRMPAEDGDFDLYAFTQNSNGAKHLALVKGDISGPEPVLVRVHSSCVTGDIFGSCRCDCGPQLRQAMRQIEREGRGVIVYMNQEGRGIGLLNKLKAYKLQEQGRDTVEANEDLGFQGDERDYGVGASILRDLGVRQMRLLTNNPKKRTGLIGYGLEIVETLPIEIDSNPHNEVYLTTKRDKMGHEIMRVVSAETPAA; this is encoded by the coding sequence ATGCTTGACTCCATCGAATCCGCCATTGCCGACATCCGGGCTGGCAAAGTTGTCATCGTAGTTGACGACGAAGACCGCGAAAACGAAGGCGACTTCATTTGCGCTGCCGAGTGCGCTACGCCCGGAATTATCAACTTCATGGCCACCCACGGCAGGGGCCTGGTATGCGCCTCGCTGCCCGAAGAGCGCTGCGAAGCCCTGGGGCTTGACTTGATGGTGGGCCACAACACGGCCCTGCACGCCACGCCGTTTACGGTATCGGTCGATTTGCTGAAGAACGGCGTGACCACCGGCATCTCGGCCTCCGACCGCAGCAAGACCATTCTGGCCCTCATCGACCCCACCACCAAGCCCGAAGAGCTGGGCAAGCCCGGTCACATCTTCCCCCTCAAGGCCCGTAAGGAAGGCGTGCTACGCCGTGCCGGTCACACCGAAGCGGCCGTGGATTTGGCCCGCCTTGCCGGGCTGGCTCCGGCCGGGGTGCTGGTCGAAATTCTGAAGGAAGACGGCGAGATGGCCCGCCTGCCCGACCTCGAAATTGTGGCCAAAAAATGGGACCTGAAGCTGGTTTCGGTGCAGGACCTCATCAAGTACCGCCTCGCTACCGAAAGCCTCATTACCCGCGAAATCTCGGTGCGGATGCCTGCCGAGGACGGCGACTTCGACCTCTATGCCTTTACCCAGAACTCAAACGGGGCCAAGCACCTGGCCTTGGTAAAGGGCGATATCAGCGGCCCCGAGCCGGTGCTCGTGCGCGTGCACAGCTCGTGCGTGACGGGCGATATCTTCGGCTCGTGCCGCTGCGACTGCGGCCCGCAGCTGCGCCAGGCCATGCGCCAGATTGAGCGCGAAGGCCGGGGCGTGATTGTGTACATGAACCAGGAGGGCCGGGGTATTGGCCTGCTCAACAAGCTCAAAGCCTACAAGCTCCAGGAGCAGGGCCGCGACACCGTGGAAGCCAACGAAGACCTGGGCTTCCAGGGCGACGAGCGCGACTACGGCGTGGGAGCCAGCATCCTGCGCGACCTCGGCGTGCGCCAGATGCGCCTGCTCACCAACAACCCCAAGAAGCGCACTGGCCTCATCGGCTACGGCCTCGAAATCGTGGAAACCCTGCCCATCGAAATCGACTCAAATCCGCACAACGAGGTGTATCTGACAACCAAGCGCGACAAGATGGGTCACGAGATTATGCGCGTGGTGTCTGCCGAAACGCCGGCGGCGTAG
- a CDS encoding DUF4197 domain-containing protein — protein MFTRIASALLVAGLLAASAPAAHAQTTAAKKAAAAKAAAAKTAAAKKAAAAKAAAAKTAATKAPAPVAAPVAPLTEAQASAGIKEALNKGIVKAVQFASEPDGFNLNDDIHIPVPPDLEIVKSTVGRLPGMSLVFTQLETQLNRAAEAAAPKAKDIFLNALANISITDALTLVTSSSTDAATQFLRKSTQQQLIMAFHPDIETAIDQVGAGRAYATVTDKYNKIPLMTPVNLSLADYTTQKAVNGLFILLANEEAKIRKNPAARTSDILKSVFGR, from the coding sequence ATGTTTACTCGCATTGCCAGTGCCTTGCTCGTAGCCGGCCTGCTGGCCGCTTCGGCCCCCGCCGCCCACGCCCAGACCACCGCTGCCAAGAAAGCTGCCGCCGCCAAAGCTGCCGCCGCCAAGACGGCCGCCGCGAAAAAAGCCGCTGCTGCCAAAGCTGCCGCCGCCAAAACCGCCGCTACCAAAGCGCCGGCCCCCGTGGCCGCGCCCGTTGCGCCCCTCACCGAAGCCCAGGCCAGCGCCGGCATCAAAGAAGCCCTGAATAAAGGCATTGTGAAGGCCGTGCAGTTTGCCTCCGAGCCCGACGGCTTCAACCTGAACGACGACATTCACATTCCCGTGCCGCCCGACCTGGAAATCGTGAAAAGCACCGTGGGCCGCCTGCCGGGCATGAGTCTGGTGTTCACCCAGCTCGAAACGCAGCTCAACCGCGCCGCCGAGGCTGCCGCGCCCAAAGCCAAGGATATTTTCCTCAACGCCCTGGCTAACATCAGCATCACCGATGCTCTCACGTTGGTAACCAGCAGCTCGACCGATGCGGCCACGCAGTTCCTGCGCAAGTCGACTCAGCAGCAGCTGATTATGGCCTTCCACCCCGACATTGAAACCGCCATCGACCAGGTGGGTGCCGGCCGCGCCTACGCCACCGTGACCGACAAATACAACAAGATTCCGCTCATGACGCCCGTCAACCTCAGCCTGGCCGACTACACCACCCAGAAAGCCGTGAATGGCCTGTTCATCCTGCTGGCCAATGAGGAAGCCAAAATCCGCAAGAACCCCGCCGCTCGCACCAGCGACATTCTTAAGTCGGTATTTGGCCGATAA
- a CDS encoding competence/damage-inducible protein A: MPTAQLTPKSSPLSTTHAAPPDVEIMTIGDELLYGQVIDTNSAFMGQELGKIGLRVRQISSVSDRADEIVAALDLARQRAQVVLITGGLGPTKDDLTKHVLARYFGTGLVMHEPTLLHVEEIFKRFQRPMLDVNRQQALVPANCEVLHNAVGTAPGMWFLDQGTIFVSMPGVPFEMKRLMTDHVLPRLQAQFNIAPIEHVVVMTAGLGESFLAQRIEDWEDALPANIKLAYLPSFGAVRLRLTGSDDGWPDLRGRMLALLPALRERIGEYIFAEEETTLEAAIGKLLLAKNLTIGTAESCTGGLVAQRLTSVSGSSAYFRGSIVAYHNDIKQQELGVKTETLAEFGAVSEATVREMAESARRRLGVDVAVATSGIAGPTGATETKKVGTVCLAYADATQTISREYVLDRGRALNTEYAAQSVLTLLRQQLALG, encoded by the coding sequence ATGCCCACGGCACAGCTAACCCCCAAATCCAGCCCCTTATCGACTACCCACGCCGCGCCGCCCGATGTCGAAATCATGACCATCGGCGACGAGCTGCTGTACGGGCAGGTTATCGATACCAACTCGGCCTTTATGGGCCAGGAGCTAGGCAAAATCGGTCTGCGCGTGCGGCAGATTTCGTCGGTTTCGGACCGGGCCGATGAGATTGTGGCTGCCCTGGACCTAGCCCGGCAACGGGCGCAGGTAGTGCTCATCACCGGCGGCCTCGGCCCCACCAAGGACGACCTCACCAAGCACGTCCTCGCCCGCTACTTCGGCACCGGGCTGGTGATGCACGAGCCTACGCTGCTCCATGTGGAGGAAATATTCAAGCGCTTCCAGCGGCCCATGCTGGACGTGAACCGCCAGCAGGCCCTGGTGCCGGCCAACTGCGAGGTGCTGCACAACGCCGTGGGCACGGCCCCCGGCATGTGGTTTCTGGACCAGGGCACCATTTTTGTGAGCATGCCCGGCGTGCCCTTCGAAATGAAGCGCCTGATGACCGACCACGTGCTGCCGCGCCTGCAGGCCCAGTTTAATATCGCCCCTATCGAGCATGTGGTAGTGATGACGGCCGGCCTTGGCGAGTCGTTTCTGGCCCAGAGAATCGAGGATTGGGAAGATGCCCTGCCTGCCAACATCAAGCTGGCCTACCTGCCCAGCTTCGGGGCCGTGCGCCTGCGCCTGACCGGCTCCGACGACGGCTGGCCCGACCTGCGCGGCCGCATGCTGGCCCTGCTGCCCGCCTTGCGCGAACGCATCGGCGAATACATTTTTGCCGAAGAAGAAACCACCCTCGAAGCCGCCATCGGCAAGCTGCTGCTCGCCAAAAACCTCACCATTGGCACCGCCGAAAGCTGCACCGGCGGTCTGGTGGCCCAGCGCCTGACCAGCGTTTCGGGTAGCTCGGCTTATTTCCGGGGTAGCATCGTGGCCTACCACAACGACATCAAGCAGCAGGAGCTGGGCGTGAAAACCGAAACCCTGGCCGAATTCGGAGCCGTGAGCGAGGCCACGGTGCGCGAGATGGCCGAGAGCGCCCGTCGCCGCCTGGGCGTGGACGTGGCCGTGGCCACCAGCGGCATTGCCGGTCCCACCGGCGCCACGGAAACCAAGAAAGTGGGAACCGTGTGCCTCGCTTACGCCGATGCCACCCAAACCATCAGCCGCGAGTACGTGCTGGACCGGGGCCGCGCCCTGAACACAGAATACGCCGCGCAGTCGGTGCTTACGCTGCTGCGGCAGCAGCTGGCGCTGGGGTAG
- a CDS encoding potassium channel family protein, translated as MLQRLNINRLILAVILTMMSLIIGMTGFTYIEHYGPIDAFYMTVTTVATVGFGEIHTFSEMGRLFVSIYILYNLVVVAYLVSVFSSFIFDGELRKIYKMIRTDQEIKRFSGHVIVCGFGRNGRRAYQELRASGARVVVIESNQELMKNITGGHTGEDYDGDGVPGGSIFTVFGDATTDLVLKQAGVERASALITSLPKDADNVFVALSARALNPRMKIIARASLKTSESKLLSAGADSVVMPDEIGGSHMAKLVVRPEVIRFLDLISGLSADKLRLEEMTFQQIRRDLHGRTIRELDVRSITGATIIGLRQANGSLLVSPPVDYVPIAGDVLLVLGSEEQIENFEVRFRQL; from the coding sequence ATGCTCCAACGCCTCAACATCAATCGCCTGATTCTGGCCGTCATCCTCACTATGATGAGCCTGATTATTGGCATGACCGGCTTCACCTACATCGAGCATTACGGGCCCATCGATGCGTTCTACATGACGGTGACCACCGTGGCCACGGTGGGCTTTGGCGAAATTCACACATTTTCGGAGATGGGGCGGCTGTTCGTATCCATCTACATCCTCTACAATCTGGTGGTGGTGGCCTACCTCGTGTCAGTTTTCTCTTCTTTTATCTTTGACGGCGAGCTGCGCAAAATTTACAAAATGATTCGAACCGACCAGGAGATAAAGCGTTTCAGCGGCCACGTTATTGTGTGCGGCTTTGGCCGCAACGGCCGCCGCGCCTACCAGGAGCTGCGGGCCAGCGGGGCCCGCGTGGTGGTGATTGAATCCAATCAGGAGCTGATGAAAAACATCACCGGGGGCCATACCGGCGAGGATTACGACGGCGATGGCGTGCCCGGCGGCAGCATCTTCACCGTCTTTGGCGATGCCACCACCGACTTGGTGCTGAAGCAGGCCGGCGTGGAGCGGGCCTCGGCTCTCATCACCTCGCTGCCCAAGGATGCCGACAACGTGTTCGTCGCCCTCTCGGCCCGCGCCCTGAACCCGCGCATGAAAATCATCGCCCGCGCCTCGCTCAAAACCTCGGAAAGCAAGCTCCTCTCGGCCGGGGCCGACTCGGTGGTGATGCCCGACGAAATCGGCGGCTCGCATATGGCCAAGCTGGTGGTGCGGCCCGAAGTAATCCGCTTTCTGGACCTGATTTCGGGCCTCAGCGCCGACAAGCTGCGCCTTGAGGAAATGACGTTTCAGCAAATCCGGCGCGATTTGCACGGTCGCACCATCCGCGAGCTTGATGTGCGCTCCATCACCGGGGCCACCATTATCGGCCTGCGCCAGGCCAATGGCTCGCTGCTGGTGAGCCCGCCCGTGGACTACGTACCCATTGCCGGCGATGTGCTGCTCGTGCTCGGCAGCGAGGAGCAGATTGAAAACTTCGAAGTGCGCTTCCGGCAGCTGTAA
- a CDS encoding glycosyltransferase family 4 protein, translating to MHILQLCPRVPYPLTTGGAIAMYDVAAGLVQAGHRVTMLAINTPKHHQPADALVHLGPNFWLVTVDVDTDITPLRALKNLLLSRQPYIVERFISPAVAAKFKELLTTQSFDVVQLEGTFTAWYAGFLTAQGAKSNRPTAQNLPPIVLRAHNVEYSIWEMLAGRSGNPLKKWYLGDMAARLKKFEKWMLHRVDAVAAITDDDAQRLQAMGCPEPVVFIPAGVDFARFQPDPLVKSKPRTLFMIGSLNWLPNLEGLHWLLREVWPILHAEMPDVELHIAGSGTPDDLLRPRTDNVFVHGFVASAPAFMQQYELMLVPLLSGGGMRIKIIEAMALGKAVLSTTLGAEGIAVRDGHDIVLRDTAAEWLDALRAWGRQELPVAAIGAAAAHTATHTYDRRRVTGQFVDLYERLRPVPAA from the coding sequence ATGCACATTCTGCAACTCTGCCCGCGCGTTCCTTACCCGCTCACTACCGGCGGGGCCATTGCGATGTATGACGTGGCCGCCGGCCTCGTGCAGGCCGGCCACCGCGTGACCATGCTGGCCATCAATACGCCCAAGCACCACCAGCCGGCGGATGCGCTGGTCCACCTCGGACCGAATTTTTGGTTGGTGACCGTGGATGTGGATACGGATATTACCCCCCTGCGGGCCCTGAAAAACTTGCTTCTGAGCCGCCAGCCCTACATTGTGGAGCGGTTTATCAGTCCGGCCGTGGCGGCGAAGTTTAAGGAGCTGCTCACCACTCAATCCTTCGACGTGGTGCAGCTGGAAGGAACATTTACCGCCTGGTATGCGGGTTTTTTGACCGCGCAGGGCGCGAAGAGCAACCGGCCGACTGCGCAAAACCTGCCGCCAATTGTGCTGCGGGCGCACAATGTTGAGTACTCCATTTGGGAAATGCTGGCGGGCCGAAGCGGTAACCCATTGAAAAAATGGTACCTGGGAGACATGGCCGCCCGCCTCAAGAAATTTGAAAAGTGGATGCTGCATCGGGTCGATGCCGTGGCCGCCATCACCGACGATGATGCGCAGCGGCTGCAAGCCATGGGCTGCCCCGAGCCGGTGGTTTTCATTCCGGCCGGCGTCGATTTTGCCCGCTTTCAGCCCGACCCGCTGGTCAAGTCCAAACCGCGTACCCTCTTCATGATTGGCTCGCTGAACTGGCTGCCCAACCTGGAGGGCCTGCACTGGCTGCTGCGCGAAGTCTGGCCCATCCTCCACGCCGAAATGCCCGATGTGGAGCTGCACATTGCCGGCAGCGGCACCCCCGACGACCTGCTGCGCCCGCGCACCGACAACGTGTTCGTGCACGGCTTTGTAGCGTCGGCCCCGGCCTTTATGCAGCAATACGAGCTGATGCTGGTGCCGCTGCTCAGCGGGGGCGGCATGCGCATAAAAATCATCGAGGCCATGGCCCTGGGCAAGGCCGTGCTGAGCACCACGCTGGGCGCCGAAGGCATTGCCGTGCGCGACGGCCACGACATTGTGCTGCGCGACACCGCCGCTGAGTGGCTGGATGCGCTCCGCGCATGGGGCCGCCAGGAGCTGCCCGTAGCTGCCATCGGCGCGGCCGCCGCCCACACCGCCACCCATACCTACGACCGCCGCCGGGTAACCGGGCAGTTTGTGGACCTTTACGAGCGGCTGCGGCCGGTGCCGGCCGCATGA
- a CDS encoding glycosyltransferase encodes MFWGCLLLVAHTYVLFPVLLGRLARGRRQNPDVYAAGASDLPAVDILLAAHNEEAVIAEKIRSTFATTYPLDRLRLLVGSDNSSDQTNVLLAALAEKYPQLHVEAYGQRTGKPGVIDRLARKATAPVLVLTDANVFFEPDTLFELVKHFHNPAIGLVGGNILNPDHRAEGISGQEKAYLERENRMKYQEGVVWGAMMGAFGGCFAVRRACYHPAPAEFLVDDFYITMAVLRDGYQAINELDAICYEDVSDHLPEEFRRKARISAGNFQNLGEFRRLLWPPWRGVAFAWWSHKVLRWCTPQLLLLLLAATVGLVARGTGWFFWLALVGQVGLPLLLLLDAALQRTGRHPRLLRFITHFYSMNAALLLGYWRYLRGIKTTVWQPTQRFQQAK; translated from the coding sequence GTGTTTTGGGGCTGCCTGCTGCTGGTGGCGCATACCTACGTGCTGTTTCCGGTGCTGCTGGGCCGGCTGGCCCGGGGCCGCCGGCAAAACCCGGACGTGTACGCGGCCGGTGCCTCCGACCTGCCGGCCGTGGATATCCTGCTGGCTGCGCACAACGAGGAAGCCGTGATTGCCGAAAAAATCCGCTCCACGTTCGCCACCACGTATCCGCTCGACCGGCTGCGGCTGCTGGTAGGCTCCGATAATTCCTCGGACCAGACCAATGTCCTGCTGGCCGCGTTGGCCGAAAAATACCCGCAGCTGCACGTCGAAGCCTACGGCCAGCGCACCGGCAAGCCCGGCGTGATTGACCGGCTGGCCCGGAAGGCCACCGCCCCGGTGCTGGTGCTCACGGATGCGAACGTGTTTTTCGAGCCTGACACGCTGTTTGAGCTCGTCAAGCACTTTCATAATCCCGCCATCGGTCTGGTGGGCGGCAATATTCTCAACCCCGACCATCGGGCCGAAGGTATTTCGGGCCAGGAGAAAGCCTACCTGGAGCGCGAAAACCGGATGAAATACCAGGAGGGCGTGGTGTGGGGTGCGATGATGGGCGCTTTCGGCGGCTGCTTTGCCGTGCGGCGCGCCTGCTACCACCCCGCCCCGGCCGAGTTTCTGGTCGACGACTTTTACATCACCATGGCCGTGCTGCGCGATGGCTACCAGGCCATCAACGAGCTGGACGCCATTTGCTACGAGGACGTGTCGGACCATCTGCCCGAGGAGTTCCGCCGGAAGGCCCGCATCTCGGCCGGTAACTTTCAAAATCTGGGCGAGTTCCGCCGGCTGCTGTGGCCGCCTTGGCGCGGCGTGGCGTTTGCGTGGTGGTCGCACAAGGTGCTGCGCTGGTGCACGCCGCAGCTGCTGCTGCTGCTGCTGGCCGCCACGGTGGGCCTGGTAGCGCGCGGGACGGGGTGGTTTTTCTGGCTGGCGCTGGTCGGCCAGGTGGGCCTGCCGCTGCTGCTGCTGCTCGATGCCGCGCTGCAACGCACCGGCCGGCACCCCCGGCTTTTGCGCTTTATCACGCACTTTTATAGCATGAACGCGGCGCTGCTGCTGGGCTACTGGCGCTACCTGCGGGGCATTAAAACCACTGTTTGGCAGCCTACGCAACGCTTTCAGCAGGCGAAGTAA
- a CDS encoding ABC transporter ATP-binding protein, giving the protein MQITATGLGKRFQRDWIFRGLTHTFRPGSATAVLGPNGAGKSTLLNTFSGQLLTTEGTLTYSLAGRALTVEDVPRHLAYAAPYLELLEELTLLEMLQFHTQFKPLRPGVTIDQLIGIMYLEKARHQLVREFSSGMKQRLKLGLALYADAPLLLLDEPTTNLDTTGVAWYQEHVQATRAGRTLLLSSNVPAEYSFCDEQLVVTDFQPVRGQ; this is encoded by the coding sequence TTGCAAATCACCGCCACCGGCCTGGGTAAGCGCTTCCAGCGCGACTGGATTTTCAGGGGCCTGACACACACGTTTCGGCCGGGCAGCGCTACGGCCGTCCTTGGACCCAACGGCGCGGGCAAGAGCACGCTGCTGAACACTTTTTCGGGGCAGCTACTAACCACCGAGGGTACGCTGACCTACTCGCTGGCCGGCCGCGCCCTGACCGTGGAAGACGTGCCCCGGCACCTGGCCTACGCCGCGCCCTACCTGGAGCTACTGGAGGAGCTGACGCTGCTGGAGATGCTGCAGTTTCACACGCAGTTCAAGCCGCTGCGGCCCGGCGTAACGATTGACCAGCTTATCGGCATCATGTACCTCGAAAAGGCGCGGCACCAGCTGGTGCGCGAGTTTTCGTCGGGCATGAAGCAGCGGCTGAAGCTGGGGTTGGCGCTGTATGCCGATGCGCCCCTGCTCCTGCTCGACGAGCCCACCACCAACCTCGATACCACCGGCGTGGCCTGGTACCAGGAGCATGTGCAGGCCACCCGCGCCGGACGCACGCTGCTGCTCAGCTCCAATGTACCGGCCGAGTACAGCTTTTGCGACGAGCAATTAGTGGTAACAGATTTCCAACCGGTACGCGGGCAATAA
- the dnaG gene encoding DNA primase, with protein sequence MARIPKELVDQIIQTADIVEVVGDFVQLKRKGQNLWANCPFHNEKSPSFSVTPAKGFFKCFGCGKSGDAVRFIMEIEGSSYPEALKYLARKYGITVQEEEKTPQQQLEQNERDSQFIVSDFAKNHFHRLLQNSEEGMSIGYGYLKERGLNLSTIQTFELGYSLDAWDDLMKAAETAGYDKKYLEKTGLTVIRTDDQGADTGRRYDRFRGRVMFPIHNIGGRVVGFGARTLKRDDKMAKYLNSPESEIYHKSDVLYGLFQARQAIRTEEVCYLVEGYLDVLSLYQGGIKNVVASSGTSLTEGQIRLIKRYSDNVTVLYDGDAAGIKASLRGTDLLLEGGLNVRVVLFPDGDDPDSYIRKVGDQRFTEYIETKSQDFISFKTTLVAREASGDPVKKAEAIRDVLHSIAKVPDAIKRQVFLQQTATVFGIDEQVLITEYNKVARKPAPRPGVVSNGQQPGQPAAPRGMTHEEEIQALMYGADPSELQSAGINNTAEDFGEFDTVPDVLQTCEREVLRLMVLYAPREVEPEISVAAYFMSQLDDAPFKTPLFAEMWEACRQELLAGRFPEVRTLVQTEREEIRSLITDLATERYEISPNWRTKEIYVFNEVDLMGQACENALRRLNKCNVQREIIACRDALAKPMEWDEMVMIMRRKMELETIDKELAKQLGTIIPRGN encoded by the coding sequence ATGGCCCGCATCCCCAAAGAATTAGTTGACCAGATTATCCAGACCGCCGACATCGTGGAAGTCGTCGGCGACTTTGTGCAGCTCAAGCGCAAGGGCCAGAATCTATGGGCCAACTGTCCGTTTCATAACGAGAAATCGCCCTCGTTTTCTGTTACGCCAGCCAAAGGCTTCTTCAAATGTTTTGGCTGCGGCAAGTCCGGCGATGCGGTGCGATTCATCATGGAAATTGAGGGGAGTAGCTACCCCGAAGCGTTAAAATACCTCGCCCGCAAATACGGGATTACCGTTCAGGAAGAAGAAAAGACCCCGCAACAGCAACTGGAGCAGAACGAGCGGGACTCCCAGTTCATTGTTTCGGACTTCGCCAAAAATCACTTCCACCGCCTGCTGCAAAACTCGGAGGAGGGCATGAGTATCGGCTATGGCTACCTAAAGGAGCGGGGACTGAACCTGAGCACCATTCAGACCTTTGAGCTGGGCTACTCGCTCGACGCGTGGGACGACCTGATGAAGGCCGCCGAAACGGCGGGCTACGACAAGAAATACCTCGAAAAAACCGGCCTCACAGTCATTCGTACCGATGACCAAGGGGCTGATACTGGGCGGCGCTACGACCGGTTTCGGGGCCGGGTGATGTTCCCGATTCACAACATCGGCGGTCGGGTGGTAGGCTTCGGTGCGCGTACCCTGAAGCGCGACGACAAGATGGCGAAGTACCTGAACTCGCCGGAGTCGGAAATTTACCACAAGTCAGACGTGCTGTATGGCCTGTTTCAGGCCCGGCAGGCAATTCGGACAGAAGAAGTCTGCTACCTAGTGGAAGGATACCTGGATGTACTCTCGCTGTATCAGGGCGGCATTAAGAATGTAGTAGCCTCGTCGGGTACTTCACTCACCGAAGGCCAGATTCGACTTATCAAGCGGTATTCTGATAACGTGACGGTGCTATATGACGGCGATGCGGCCGGCATAAAGGCCTCGCTACGCGGCACCGATTTGTTGCTCGAAGGCGGCCTGAACGTGCGCGTTGTGCTCTTCCCCGACGGCGACGACCCCGATAGCTACATCCGCAAAGTGGGCGACCAGCGCTTCACCGAGTATATCGAAACTAAGAGCCAGGACTTCATCTCATTTAAGACAACGCTAGTGGCCCGCGAGGCCTCCGGCGACCCGGTGAAGAAGGCGGAAGCCATTCGCGATGTGCTACACAGCATCGCCAAAGTGCCTGATGCCATTAAGCGGCAAGTGTTTTTGCAGCAAACAGCGACGGTATTCGGTATTGATGAGCAGGTGCTTATCACCGAATACAACAAAGTGGCGCGGAAGCCCGCGCCGCGCCCTGGCGTCGTGAGTAACGGCCAGCAGCCCGGCCAGCCAGCCGCACCGCGTGGCATGACCCACGAAGAGGAAATACAAGCTCTCATGTATGGAGCTGACCCATCGGAACTGCAAAGCGCGGGCATTAACAATACCGCTGAGGATTTTGGGGAGTTTGATACGGTACCGGACGTGCTCCAGACCTGCGAGCGCGAGGTACTGCGGCTGATGGTGTTGTATGCGCCGCGTGAAGTTGAGCCAGAAATTAGCGTCGCGGCCTATTTTATGAGTCAGCTCGATGATGCACCATTTAAAACGCCACTCTTTGCAGAAATGTGGGAGGCTTGTCGGCAGGAACTGCTTGCTGGCCGTTTCCCCGAAGTGCGTACACTGGTTCAGACGGAGCGAGAGGAAATTCGCTCCCTAATCACGGATTTGGCTACGGAGCGTTACGAAATTAGTCCCAACTGGCGTACAAAAGAAATATACGTATTTAACGAAGTAGACCTAATGGGTCAAGCTTGTGAGAATGCGCTTCGACGGCTAAATAAGTGCAATGTCCAACGGGAAATCATTGCCTGCCGAGATGCCCTAGCAAAACCAATGGAGTGGGATGAAATGGTGATGATAATGCGCCGTAAAATGGAGCTTGAGACAATTGACAAAGAGTTGGCAAAACAGTTAGGTACAATCATACCTCGTGGTAATTAA